TAATTTCGTCATTTTCTATTCTTTTATTTCTCTATATAACATATTTGTCAATAACGAACCTATAATATCAGTTTCGAGAGCACTGGTTTCGGTATTTGCCGTTGTATGCATCTTTTTTTTGAGTAATGGATATTATTCGGTGTTAAATAAAATAAGGAACTACAGAGATGAAAATACTTACAAATAGTCAAATCAATACCGTGTCTGGAGCGGGAGGCGATATCGGCCGCGAAATTGCGCAGGGACTCGGCGCTGGTGCAGGTACGTATGTCGGCGGCACACCGGGGGCCATTGCTGGTGGAATAGCTGCGGGACAGGTGTATGACTGGGCTGCCGCCCATACACCCGATCCGGCGATGTCACCTTCTGGGCTGGGTGGAACAATCAGGCAGAAACCTGCGAATTTGCCCTCCGAAGCATGGAACGCCGCGGCAGGACGAGAGTGCATATGGAGTCCTAATAACCTCAATGATGTTTGTTACTGATCCCTATGATGTCCGTATGATCTGTAACAGTGCCAAAAGGCCGGTTAAGCCGCATGAACAGTTCACAGGACCCCAATCCTCTCTGCTTCCTTAAGAAGCATGTGAGCAGAATCATCAGGGTTATCCTGATGTGTACAGTCAGTGCGGTTTATGAGCATAATTTACACTTTTACTGGTCCAAAATATGAATGTTGACGGATACAACAGTGAAACTATTGAAAGGAGCAAATCTGTTACCGGTTGCTTTGCGATGTTCCTTCTTTTTATGGGTATCACGTTCTTACCCCTGTTTTATGACGGTAGTAAGGCGCTGTTAGACAAGGGATATCTCTATCCCTTGCTCTTTAGCCTGGAATTCATGATTATCTTTCCTCTTTATTACTTCTACTTTCGTAAAAGAGAAGGTTATGGTTGGGGGAGTATCCGGATCGGCATATTCTTCCCGCTCTTTTTGTGTGTCCTGTTTATTCAGTATGTTATACCTTCGCTTATTTTTATAAAACAGGCTGAAAGCTGGTCTGTGTCCCAATTGGCACTGAAAGGTCACGTATTCTGGATGAATGCTGTAATGATGATCCTGATTGTGCCGGTTTATGAAGAAATGATTTTCCGTGGTTGTCTTTTAAGCGTGTTCAGATACTGGTTCGGAAATAATATTTACGCTGCCGGAATTGTGGTCTCTCTTATATTTTCTGCGTGTCATCTGCAGTACCTGGACTGGAGATCGTTTGTGATGCTGTTTCTGGTCTCTGGTGTATTTGTCGTAGGACGAGTCAAATCCGGTGGAATACTGATGCCCGTTTTTCTTCATATGTTGATGAACATGACCGTGATCGGTATGCCCTTTGTCACCGCTTATCTGGGGACCGTCTGATAGCGTGAGCAGTTATGGGCGTTTTCGGCTATGACGCTTTATGTTTGCCGGCGTATGCACCACTTTTTATCTCAATTTTGATCCGGGAAGGAGATATGTTTCGAAAGGAAGCTCTGGAAAGCAGGAAAAAGACGTGGTACGGGAATGCGGTTTTACTACCGGGTGTTCCCGTCTGGCTGGTCATGGCAATGTCGGCGTTTTTCCTGACCTGTCTCATGACCTTCATCATTTCAGGTTCTTACACCCGGCGTATTAACGTTCAGGGGGAAATAAGCACCTGGCCGAGGCCGGTAAATGTCTATTCTGGTATGCAGGGCTTTGTCGTCAAACAATTCATCAAAGAGGGGGACAGCATAAGGAAAGGGGAAGCTGTCTATCAGATTGATGTCAGTAAAAGTACCCGCAGCGGGGTGGTCAGTGATACGCAACGTCAGGATATTGATAACCAGTTGGCCCGTATCGGGAATATGATCGCTGGCATCAGGAAAAGTAAGGAAACAACGCTACGGACGCTTGAAAAACAGAAGTTGCAGTACAGCGAGGCTTTCAGGCGTTCTGCCGCT
This region of Enterobacter cancerogenus genomic DNA includes:
- a CDS encoding colicin V family bacteriocin, whose product is MKILTNSQINTVSGAGGDIGREIAQGLGAGAGTYVGGTPGAIAGGIAAGQVYDWAAAHTPDPAMSPSGLGGTIRQKPANLPSEAWNAAAGRECIWSPNNLNDVCY
- a CDS encoding CPBP family intramembrane glutamic endopeptidase, translated to MNVDGYNSETIERSKSVTGCFAMFLLFMGITFLPLFYDGSKALLDKGYLYPLLFSLEFMIIFPLYYFYFRKREGYGWGSIRIGIFFPLFLCVLFIQYVIPSLIFIKQAESWSVSQLALKGHVFWMNAVMMILIVPVYEEMIFRGCLLSVFRYWFGNNIYAAGIVVSLIFSACHLQYLDWRSFVMLFLVSGVFVVGRVKSGGILMPVFLHMLMNMTVIGMPFVTAYLGTV